The DNA window ATGTTGTTAACAGGCAGTGTATGGGTGGGGGCGGAGAGCGAGAAAGATagataaagatagatagatagatcctGGTGAAAACAGCAGGAATGAACAGGCGCTTTCCCCTCAACGTCCGGATTATTGGATTAGTGCAAAACCAAAGGCAGAAGGTAATCCAGGTGTAATTGTGTTGGTGCAATAATAATTCTCAACGTCGTGTACCAGATTAAATACCACGAACGGTGACTATCCGCGCCCTGTTCGTGACAAGTCATTCTGATTGTGATAATTCTCTACCCCCTTGTTCTTGCATATGTTGTATTTTGTGTGTGTAATGTGCCCatttccttctcccccccccccccccccccctttcctgacAGACGTACCTTTCCTCCGTTCTGTGGTCGGATCGAAGTGATGTTATCGTGTATAGAACGTTTGAAGAATTTAAGAAACTCCATGTaagaaccaccccaccccccccccaaaaaaattacaTCACTTTTAAATGCCCCCATGGCAGGCAGTTCCACTTATACATTGTCCTCCTATTTGAATGACAGAAAACAGTTGTCAAGAAATACCCCTTGGAGGCGGGTCGCATTAAAAAGTCTGATCGAGTACTGCCAAAGTTTCAAGGTAAGGTGGATACAATCTTGTTTTCCCGGTGTCAGCACTAGACGAGGGGATGATTGTGTTGGGTTTGTTCTCTGGGTGGTGAAGATTAACAAAATCCTGGAGGGAAACGCCGCGCCGCCCTTTACTTTGGAGTGATCCATCCTTCGGTGAAACATCCCAACTTGCCTTGCAGACGTTTCCCTGAAGGAAAGAAGATCTGCCGGGGTAGGTAAATCGGTGATGAGGATGAGGGTGCTGGAGAAATACTGCTCCGAGTTGCTGCGATCCACTGTGAAGATCTCCAGCGACCAAGACGTGAGCCAGTTCTTCCTGCCGACCGACAGCGACCTGGCCCCTTCGTTCCCCTCCGACAGGTGAGCTGGTCaaacccctctcccctgacttgCCGGAGGACACGGCTCAAATTGGAGTGTATTTTTAAATGGGGACCTTCTCTCCTTTCGTTGCAGCGTTATCATCCTGCCGTCGGCCACTGAGCGCAATACCAATAGCTGGAGGCGCCCGAACTATGCCCAGACCATCACCCAGCCAGTGGCCTCGGAGAATTACAAATGCGTCGCCGCTTACGAAGGAAAAGACACTgagaacaggccatttaaagtgtTGGAGGATGAGATAGTCGACGTTATAACCAAGAACTCGTCGGGTAATAACGTTGAGACCCAGCCAAACATTGGTTTGTTTTCCACGAATGTAAATCACAGCCCAAGAGCAGGTAGCAAAGCCACGATTTCAAGGAGCAGGGATGGTTGTGTCTGGGTGAGGGGGTCCGACTCTGGCCGTTTGGTTGGACAGAGCATCTTAAGGCAGAGTCCACGAGTGATTGAGAGGAGGTTGATGTCGGTCCGCACCACATTGTTGGGCTGTTAATCTGTACAGCAAAAGATAAGGACACTTCATCCCTTCAATGAAATCCAAAATTCCAACAAAATCTGAAGTAGTTTTAGGGGGTGGAATCTACTAACTCTTCACTTGTTTCGCATTTGAACTCTTTAAATGCAGAAGCTGTTCTTAACTCACTTATAAAGAAACTCGTATGTCAACAATATTAGATGAGAATAAACCAGAAGAGGCAGAAACATCCAGTGGGTCAGACAGAATTTGTCAAGAGAAACAACGCTAATGTTTCAGGTTACAAGCAcacaaacgctggaggaacttagaCGCTCCTTCAGTGCCCTGTGGACGCTGAGAGCCCGGCTGAGTCcgtccagcatttcggtgtgttccAACTACGCTCACAGCGTCTTGCtcatgtttcaggttgatgaccatTTATCAGAGCCTGAACCATTGAGTCTGTTTGACTCTCGAAACGGACATTTGATCAGTTTAATTTCATCCACAGTATTTTTCTTTCGGACAGTAATAAATATTTGATATGGATTTTCACATGCAAACTCTTGCCCTAATTGGAACAAGGTCTGTTTCTCTAGGCTGGTGGCTTGTGGAGAACGAGAGGAAGCAGTTAGCCTGGTTTCCAGCTCCTTATCTCAGAAGGTCTCTCAACTCTGCCCCATCGAGAGCATCCGAGAATGAAATGGATGGTAAGTTGACGATGTCGAAGCCCCATTTTAATGTAAAACCTCTGTtaaccggaattcaagcaactgggcaAAAAATTGTGCAAACTAAATAGGTTAAAAACTTATAATTGGCACCCCTTGCCAGTCATCCACATAGGGGGCTTTACTGTATATATTAAAATAGATTACAGTTATGGGTTTGCACAGAAACTATATTCAAAACAAAATGAGTGAGGAACAattagagatttttaaaaaaatctttgcagTAAAGGACTAGAGACACCAGTTACTTTTCATCTCTGTAGTATTGTGACCAAAACCTCTTGATAATTTCAAATTCACACTGAATGATTCTTCATTCCTTCTGAGATTGTCTTCCATATTTACTGAGTAATTATTCATGGACAGTTTGTTGATGCACACTTAGCTCATTCAAATAATTATCTCCTCAACCCTAAACAACACGTTTTCATAATTTGGCTCTGTTTGAGGGGTACGAAAGCAGGCACACTGTTAAGCTGCCGGCTTCTGTTTCAGTGCTGAATACAAACAGAAAGAACATTCAAGATTAAGAAACAGTTTTTAGAAACAAGCTCTGAGAAGGTAAAAGCCATTGGGAGACGCGATACCAAACACACTCAAGCAAATTGTCTAAAATTGTCAAGATttgctcatttttcttctttcacCATGTAAATGACAATGAAATTCAGTTATTATTCCCACACCTTTTGTACTATttaaggcagaaggcaatttttttGATCAGATTTCAAGTAATTATTTAGCtattattaaatatttcaaaaaaataaTTGCGGTCTTTTTTAAAATCTACTCTAGATGCTGAATCTCAGTATTACGCTGTTAAAAACTATGAAGCCACAGCTGAAGATGAACTATCCATGCATATTGGAGTAATTGTTGAAGTCTTAAAAAAATCTTCTGATGGCTGGTGGCTTGTCAGGTTTGTCTTATTTTCTCATTGTTCCTTCGCCAATAGTGGCAAAGAATAAATGGTGAATTACATCTCTTCTTCACTTACACATCACTTGAaataattaataatattttttccaaaaaggATTCAAAATTTAATGAAAATATCTTGGTTTATATTTGTGATGTAAtagaataacatttttaaaatgaatttaacATCATCCTTTCAATCTCAAAGGGCTTCTTAGCCTATGGCTGTTTTAGAAATATAGTTTCCATTAATGACATTAATATTCAGTCTTGAGCAACTTCGTTATATCAAGATCTAGCTAAATAGGACATTTTAGCAGGATTTATGGAGTCTCGGAGAAATTCTAAATGTATTGCGTTTTGTATTCGCAATTTGTAAGATATTACCATTGCTTATTTTGAAATAGAGCAACATAAAGGTTAACTTTAAGATTTTATTGATAAACAGGTACAATAAACAATCTGGATTTGTGCCATCAATTTATCTCCAGCCATACAGAAACCCTCATTCAAAATTCCAGCTCCTCACCAAGGCCGCCATATACAGTTCCACCCCAAATCTCATCATTCCTGACAAAGAACCACACACCCAATTAACAAATGAGGCTCTGAACAAGGCTGACAATTCTTTCTCTACCACGGATGTCAAAAAAGGACTGCATAAGGACAAATCAAAATCTATCAACTGCTTGGCTGATGAGAACCTATTTGAAAAAGAGTTAAGCTCTCACAGTTCAAATCAGACAGAAAGCAGGTCAGATAGCTTGAGTGATAATGCTAGTTTGTCCACCATAAGTTCAGGCAAGTCAGGTTTATCTGAGGACAGCAGTTCAGATGGTTCCAACACTTCTCCGTGCTCTGTTTATGTACCTGTGCTGTTTTTGAAGAACcaaatttctcaaagaacatccAAAAATCTGAACGATGAAAAAATTGTTGAATTGAAAAGCGGACCTGAAGCTTCCACAAGTGGGAGTaattctgataaaaatctgacacCCAAGATACCTCCAAGACCACAGCAAGAAGAAATATTATCAAGATGCACAACCATAACCAAGAACATGGTTTTAAAATCCCAAAATTATTTTGGCTTTAAAAATTATGAAACAcaagaaaaaataatttattgagaAAACAATTGTTTCTATTCAAACAATATTTAGATGAGATTCATTATAGTATGCGGAACCTGCAACATTTATCTTATTATCCAATTAGCTTGAAGAGTTATTCTGGTTAATGtgttcaatttttatttaaaagggTTAATATTTCAATCCTTAAATTGAGTCACAAAGAAAACTAATTACCATATTGTATGGTAAAGTTATTCAGTTGTATTATAGTCCTTGAAAAGTGGCGTCTAACTCCACATATTAGTGTAATTTCAATGAATACTGTTACATAACGCTAGGAAGGCATATATAATGAATTTATGGTATGGTAATTTTTGTACATCAATCAAAGAGACAATATATTATGTAAAtgttaatcaaatttaaaaattttaactgtaattataaaattaattacattaattttgattccgaGACATTGATTTagaatttgaggaaaaaaaaaacacagatacaaatctaaaataaaaacaaaaaatgcagaTCCAACCATATCTTTGGAAAGAGGAACAGAGCCAACAAAGACCCTTTGTTTGAAGTTTGTTGGATTAAGACCCTGTCCTGCAATGACACTTGGAAATGTAAACAAGCGTAGTTTTCAGTGTCTGTTGCTGTCATGTGCTTTTTTTCTTGCACATCTACTTGCTCCTTTTACAAGGCTGCCCATTGAAGATTAATCTGCACAGTTTATTGCTGTAACGGTTCAAAATGATGAGCCACACACTTTTTCAGGACCAATGCAGGTGGACAATAGTTTTGCAGAGTTTATCAGCAATTCCCCcatatgctttttttttcccccaaaaaaattGTTACACAAGATAAGTAGCAAGTAAAGTTAGACTGAAAATTAATCAATTGTAACTTTGGGGACACACTTCCTCACTTCACTGGAACTGAAACTGAAGTTTGAGTAGAAATGTAGAATCAGATGAACAATGTTATTGTGCACAACGTAAAGCTATCGAGCAGAATAGGCAAGTGTCACTCTAGTCaccaattgaaaaagaaaatcaagagTGAAATATATATCGGAATACAATGTTGAATTAACTATTGAATTAAAAGTTTGAATACATTATATTTTCCATAATGGAAAAATACTGTTTTATTATCTGCCATCTACTTATATTAAGACATGTAACTATACAGGGTAAGTGTTTTTATGTGAATCTTGTTCCCTGCTTTTAATTCAATGGCTTATATTCTTTGTAAACGATTGAAAATAACCATGTACTTTGTATTTGCAAAATATAATAAACTGTAGAAGTGTTCTCTGTATGTTAATACATT is part of the Narcine bancroftii isolate sNarBan1 chromosome 12, sNarBan1.hap1, whole genome shotgun sequence genome and encodes:
- the LOC138747482 gene encoding NADPH oxidase organizer 1-like produces the protein MNRRFPLNVRIIGLVQNQRQKTYLSSVLWSDRSDVIVYRTFEEFKKLHKTVVKKYPLEAGRIKKSDRVLPKFQDVSLKERRSAGVGKSVMRMRVLEKYCSELLRSTVKISSDQDVSQFFLPTDSDLAPSFPSDSVIILPSATERNTNSWRRPNYAQTITQPVASENYKCVAAYEGKDTENRPFKVLEDEIVDVITKNSSGWWLVENERKQLAWFPAPYLRRSLNSAPSRASENEMDDAESQYYAVKNYEATAEDELSMHIGVIVEVLKKSSDGWWLVRYNKQSGFVPSIYLQPYRNPHSKFQLLTKAAIYSSTPNLIIPDKEPHTQLTNEALNKADNSFSTTDVKKGLHKDKSKSINCLADENLFEKELSSHSSNQTESRSDSLSDNASLSTISSGKSGLSEDSSSDGSNTSPCSVYVPVLFLKNQISQRTSKNLNDEKIVELKSGPEASTSGSNSDKNLTPKIPPRPQQEEILSRCTTITKNMVLKSQNYFGFKNYETQEKIIY